TGTGTAATAGGCAAGTGGTGGCAATGGACGATAAAACTCAACTATCGAATCAGCAATTGCTTTAACTTTGCTAAAATATCCGCTCAATAACCCAATAGGAATTGCAGTTATAATCGAAAGCCCTAAAGCTAAAAATAACCTTTTAAAGCTGGCTCCAAGATGTATCCAAAGAGGAACTCCATTATAACCATCTTTTAAAATACTAATAAAAGTATTCCACACTTTATATGGTGATGGTACTAATGTAGACGAAACCAACTGTAATTTAGTTATTAGATACCACACACTTAAAATCACAACCCAAGTAACTATAGTCAAAGTTTTTTCAGTTTTATTCTTTTTTATTGTATTTTTTGAACCCTTTTGTTTGTTTAAGCCCATAAATTACTCTCCTATATAATCAAATAAGTTTTTAACATAGTACTCCTCTACATTATACACTAAAATATATTTTCTCCGTATAAATATATTAGTAAGGCTAATGAGTATAACCCAGTTGCCTTACTAATAAAATACAATCTTTTAGAAATTTAAACTTGATTTAGATAAAGAAACTTTTATTCAAAGTTATATTCTGTAACTATTTTTTCTCTTCCTGTTACTTGATCTTGGAAATACTCATAGCAACAAATTCCTAAATATGATCCAGAGATATTATATACATTCTCATATCCCAAATGTTGCAATGCCATTAGTGCATTATAACTTCTTTGAGATGAACGACAATGCAAGTATACTGGTTTATCCTTTGGAATCTCATCTAATCTATCTCTAAATTGGCTCAATGGAATATTTATTGCATTTTTAAGATGTCCTTCTGCATATTCATCTTCTTCTCTTACATCTATGATAAATGCATCATTTTCTACTAATTCTCTAACCTTGTATACTGGGATTTGTCTAAACTGACCATTTAAGATATTTAATGCTACTAATGCTGCATGATTTACTACATCCTTTGCAGTTCCAAATAGTGGTGCATAGCATAATTCTAGTTCTTTTAGGTCTTCTAGATTTCCACCCATTAATATCATTGTTGCAATAACGTCTATTCTCTTATCTACATTACCTTTTCCAATTGCTTGAGCTCCAAGTATTTTACCAGTTGGATATTCATATAGCAATTTGAAATGCATTGGATTACTTTCAGGCATTAGACCTACTTTATCTCCAGGAATCAAATATACAAAATCATAGGAAATTCCTGCTGCTTTTGCAGTTTTTTCATTCAATCCTGTAGATGCCGCTCCTAAATCAAATACTTGAACTACAGAAGAACCTATTACTCCATTATTTCTATGGGGTATATTATACATATGATCTGCTGCTGCTCTCGCCTGTCTTTGAGCTGGACCAGCAAGGGCAAGTCTTGATTTCTTATGAGTTAGACGATTGTATACCTCTATAGCATCTCCAACAGCATATATATCCTTATCATTAGTTAAATAGTTATGATTAACCTTAATTCCACCAGTATCTCCTATCTCAAGGCCAGCATCCTTAGCTAAACCAGTTTCAGGGCAAACTCCTATGGCCATTACTACAGCCTTTGCAGGTATTTCTTTGCCTGATTGTAACTCTACTGATTCTTCATTAATCTTTTGTACTCCATCACTTAATACAAGGTTAACTCCTTTATCCAACATCTCTTTATGAAGGATTTGTGCCATATCATAATCAAATGGATTCATGATTTGATCTTGAGCCTCTATCAAGCTAACATTTTTTCCTGCTAATCGTAAGTTCTCTGCTACCTCTACTCCTATAAATCCACCACCAACAACAGCTACATCTTCTATATTATTGCTTACAATGTAGTCATTAAGTTTCTTAATATCTACTACATTTCTTACTGTAAACACATTAGGCTTATCTATTCCATCAATGCTTCTAGGAAGTATTGCTCTAGCTCCTGGAGATAATACCAATTTATCATAAGATTCCTCATACTCTTCTCCAGTTTCTAAATTTTTTACTACTATCTTCTTTTCTTCTCTCTTTATCTTAACTACTTCACTATTAACTCTAGCCTCTATATTATATTGACTCTTAAATTTCTCTGGACACATTAACACTAGATCTTCACTATTCTCTACTATTCCACTTAAATGAAATGGTAATGCACAGTTAGAAAATGATACATTTGGTCCCTTCTCAAACATAATTACTTCTGCTGATTCATCTATTCTTCTTGCCCTTGCTGCAGCTGAAGCACCTCCAGCAACTCCTCCAATAACTAAAATTCTTTTACCCATAATTTATTCCTCCTCTTAATTATTAATCTTTTCTTTAGGCATATGTCTTGTAGGTGGTATGATATTTAATTTGCCTTCAAATAATTTTAACCCTGCAATTCCTCCCAATGAAAGAGCTACTAAGAACCCCCAACCATGTAAAGAGAAATTACTAATGGCAGCATATAGAGCACCAATATTACATCCTTTTGCAAATCTTGCTCCAAATCCCATCATAAATCCACCTAATGCATAGAGTAAAACATCTCTAAAATTAAAATCATAATCAAATTTAAACTTTCCAGCTAATAAAAGAGCCAATACTGAACCAAAGATGATTCCTAAATTTCTTACTGTACCCCCATCATTAAGTAATCCTGCATCAACCTTCTCTACTACATCTGCAAAGGCAGGGGTATTAAAATCAAATCCAAAGTTTTGTAAAAGAGCAACTCCCCATCTTGTAAAGGCAGAAGTAACTCCCCAACTTTTACCTGTAGTGTTTATAACAAATACAAACATAATAGCTATTAATAATCCACCTAAAAGAAAATTCCATCTTTCAACGAAGAATTTATGGTAAGTATTATAACTAAATAATTTAAACTCTTCTTTTTCTTCTAAAGGTAGTTCATCATCAGAAAATGCTGTTTCTTCAAAGGTTCCTTCTACTTTTCTAATATCTTCATACTTCCTTGTAATAATATAAAGACCCAAAAGTAATATGAGAGAAACCAAAACAGCTCCTACATATCCAAATACATCTGGTAAATAGACTGTTGTAGAAATATCTCCCAACAAAGATTGGTCAAATTTATATCTTAATCCATGACCAGGAACAGCTCCAATTACAAAGAATACAAGAGCGATAGCAGCACGGATAGCCCCTTCTCCTAAATCAGTCAATGTTCCTGATGCACATCCTCCAGCTAACATCATGCCTATTCCGAAAATAAAGCCTCCAATTATCACTGCTAAATTCAAAGCCCTTACTGAACCATATCCTGGAATAGCTTCTGCTCCAGTTGATACAGCTGCCCAATGTATTCCTGCCATTGCGATTATAGTTATTCCAAACATTATTAACAATGCTTTGGTAAGACTTCCCTCTCCAGTTATATAAATTCTCTTAATTCCTCCAGCAAATCCAAATCTTGAACGAGTTAGAATATAACCAAAGATAATCCCTGTAATTAGATATACAGTTAATTTAGAACTAGAACTACTTAAAGAAAATCCAAAAAATCCAATCAGTATAATGCCTATAATGGCTATTATAGTTTGTGTTTTGCTATTTTTTTTCATTTTTGTCCTCCATTTATCTTTTTTGATATGGCAAAGCACTTCACTTTTATCGCACTACAGTATATACTAGATATTAAATTTTTTGTATATCGTGTTTTATATGCTGTATAAGTAAAATCTGTATGTCTTATTGATATTTCAGCAATATATAATAAGTGGTTAGCTTGATGCCTTTTTGGCAAATGTATTTCCGATAATTCCACCAATAACCATAAATATTAAAAATATCCATCCTGATAGTGAAAAATTAGCTATAGGTGTATATAAAGCCCCTACATTACAACCGTTAGCAAGACGTGTTCCTAATCCCATGGTTATACCACCTAATGCAAATAAAAAGACTTCTTTTACTGTTATATGCATTTCTGACATAAATTCTTTTTTTAGCTTACCAGCAGTTAATAGATAAAAAATAGTTCCTATCAAAATGCCAACATTTTGTACTGTAATCGGATGCTCAAAGAATGGTAATTCAAAAACACTTGATGACATTTTAGTAAAGGAAGCTAATGAGTCAGCTGAAACCCCAAACATCATTAAAAACTTACCAAACCAAATCCCATAAGGAGTAGATGCACCCCATCCTGCTTTTGTAATACCCATTAATAGTACAAATATAATACTCATAGCCATTGCCCCTTGTTTCAAAGTCCAAGGTTTTATAAACAAACGATTATAGTTTGCAGTACTAAAAAATGCATGGTCTTCATCGGCACATGCCCCTTGACTAGTAGCTAAAGAACTAGAGTCTACTATACCTAAAACATAATCTTTACTCTCTTGAATCTCTTCCATTGGATGACCGATGTAAGTGTTCTTTCTCCTGCGATATTTCTCATACCTACATGCTACAAAAGCTACTAAACTAGCTAATAAAGCAATAGTTATCATAGCTCCTATATAACCTTCAAAACCATCCCATTTAAACAGGTCTGGCAAATAAACTCCCCCAGCTGTCTTTTGACCTACTTCTGTGGTAAACCAAGACCTTCTAACCAAACTTGAAGTCCTTTGTATTGGAAATCCAATGAATATACCTAAACCGAAAAATATCAATGTTACAAATGCCCTAGGAAATCCTGTTGCTAAATCAGTAAGTACCCCTGAGGCACAGCATGCAGAGAATGACATCCCAAATCCAAATAGCAAAGCCCCCAACATTAATCCTAAGTTAATAGGATTAATCCAAAGTCCATAACTACTAGGATCTCCTTTAAATAAAAATGCTGCATTTAATAAAGCTGTAATGAAAAACATAAACATCATAGTTCTTGCCAATTTTGTTGATCCAGTATTATATGCACGGTTAACACTACCTGCAAAGCCTGTATAAGCCCTTGTAAGGGTATATCCTAATCCCAAACCAACTAAAAGTCTAAAGAATAACATATCTGTCTTTAGAAACATTTTCCCAAAAATTAATACTAATAAAATACCTATAAATCCCAAGATGTTTTCTAGTTTATTCATTTTTTTACCTCCTCCAATCAATTATTTTCTAATTTAAAAGATTCTAAGCATTACATTCATATTAACGCTAATGCTTAAATCAAAGATATAATTTTAACACTATATTGCTAATAATAACCCTCCCTTTTAAGTGTTATTATTTTAACGTGTTATAATTGTAACATAGTTCAAGACACTTCTATTCTTTGAATAAGTAATACTGGATAAGAAAAAATGATATCAAATAATTTTCTATTAGTTAAAATTTTTTAAAATACTGAACTCACCATAAAGAATTCAGTATTTTAAGTGAATCAAAACATTAAGACATATCTTGTTGATTTACCTCTACTTTAGTATTCTCTGGCCTTTGTACTGGTAAAGAACTGTCCTTAGACCATTGAACCCATGCACCATCATATAATTTAAGATTTGTATATCCTGCATTGTAAAGTGCAAGGTATGTTTGGGCACCTCTAATTGAAGTTTTACAATACATAATAGCAGTATCTTCAGGTATGAGCCCCTCATCTAAATACATTGTCTGAATATCAGAAACTGATTTAAAAGTGCCATCGTTATAATTATTGTCAATATAATTCATCAATACAGAACCTGGAATAGTTCCTGCATCATATTCTTCTTGAGAACGAGTGTCTATTAACATCACATTTTCTTTAGGGTTGTTTACTTGCTCCTTTACATCATCGATAGTAGCAATCATACTTGTATCTTTTTCCTTAGCTGTATATTCTACAGGGGAAATATTGGGTAGTTCTTTGGTAAATTCAGCACCAGCCTTACCCAAAGCCTTTAATCCACCACTGACAACTTTGACATCTTCATGTCCATAAACCTTCAAAGTCCACCATAACCTTGCTGAATCCATGTTGTTATTATTATCATAAACTATAATTGTGGAATCATTAGAAATACCATTTTTGCTCATGACTTCTTCAATTTGTTCCTTTGACCCAAGCATATTTGGTACAGGTTCATTGATTACTATATCTGCTCTAGCAATATTAACAGAATTCTTAACATGATTTTGTGAATAACCTCTAGTATTTTGAGCATCAACTATCACAACATCCTCTTGACTAAGTAAATTTACTGCTTCACTGGCATCAATAATCTCTGTTCCTTCTTCCCCACTAAATGAACTACATCCAGCATTCATGAACATAATTCCCATTATAAGTATAAATAATAACAATTTAGATAACCTTTTCATATTTTACCCTCCATTCTTATTAATGCTATTTGCAAATACTTAAACAATAAATTGTTAATTTATATACAACATAATTATACTTTAAATTTGAAGGTACCTGTCATAACTATTTTTAATATAGTATTTAATTATTAAATATAAACTTTATAACAAAATAATATATAGGAAATGTTATAATTGAAAAGTATTTATAGATTCATGAAATGATTATATTTATTTTATGAGGTGAAAAAATGATCAAAAATAAATTTGATTTAAACAGAAGGATTTTTATAGTACTAATTGCAATATATTTTATATTAAATTTAATATTTTTAACTAAATTTCCTTTTGTTCACTCCGATGAGCCATGGTTAAGTGGTCTATCTAGAAATATCTTAGAAAAGAAAAGTTTTTCTGTTACAGAAACTTTTTTTGACTTATATGAGAGAAATCCACATGCTATCAAATCCTTATTTCATTTAATCCAAATATTCTTTTTGAAGATATTTGGCTATAATATTTTTACCTTTAGATTAATATCTTTAATATTTGGAACTATGACATTATTCTTCTTTTACAGGTTATCTTACATTTTATTTAAGTCAAAAAACTTTGCTCTATTTTCAACTTTTTTATTATCTATAGATGTTCAATATATATATGCATCACATTTTGCAAGACAAGAGATAATATTACTCTTTGTCCTTGTATTAGGGTTATATGTTTTTTATAAAAATAATGATATCAATAATTATTATAGAGATATAATAATAGGAATTTTAATTGGCCTGAGTATAGGTATACATCCCAATAGCTTTATCATATCTCTTGGATTTGGAACTTTGTATTTATATCATATTCTCATTACAAAAAAATTGAAATCTAAAAATATAGCCATATATATTTCTATAGTATCTTTATTTGCCACATGCTTTGTTTTAATAAGCTTTCAATTTGATCCAAACTTTTTGAATCATTATGCAAATTATGGAAGTAAGTTTGGAGTACTTAAACCGATAACATCGAAATTTAAACAAATAAAAAATTTCTATTTGAAACTCTATTATGGTGTTAGTGGCACATACTATACCCCTAATATCAAATTCCAGTTCTATCTATTTGTTACAGTTTTATTTATAACATTAATAAAAATATTCTCTACTAAGAATAAATCTAAAAAAGAGTATCTAATCTCTATGATTTTAGTCATTCTATCTGTGAATATAGGAATAATTTCAATAGGTAGATTTAATGCAACCAGTATAATTTTTCTATTTCCAGCATTCTATTTGTTGACAGTCTATATAATAAGAGATTGTAAAAAATGGAAAGCTTTATGCATAGCTCTAGTATCTATATCACTTATTATTACTACAAGCATTAATATACTGCCATATTTAGATACTTCCTATGACAACTATCTCACCGAAATAGGAAGGATAATCAAAAAAGACGATACTGTTTTGGCTAATCTCAATAGTGAATACTATTTTGAAAATGGAAAGTTATATGACTATAGAAATTTGTCTTATTTAAAGAAGTATAATATGAGTTTTTCAGATTATATATATAATCGTGAAATTAAATATATAGTATATTCTGAAGAGATGGATTATATATATAATGCTAGGCCCATATGGAATGGAGTATATGGTAATCCATATTTCTATTATAATGACATGAAAAATTTCTTAAATACTAAATGTACTCTAATACATAAATTCAAAGACAATATCTATGGAATAAGAATAGCAAGATATATCAATACTAGAGACTGGTGGATAAAAATATATAAAGTGAATAAATAGCCATGGCTATTTATTCACTTTATATATTCTGAATTTTATAATTTTTCATCCTATAACATAATACTATATACCTTAATCTTTCTTTAGTATTATTAAAAGCACTGTGCTTTATTTTTATTGATTCTAAACGATTTGCCATCAATAGCCCTTTGAACAGCTAATATACCATCAAGATGGTCATATTCATGTTGTATTAATTCTGACAAGTCCCCTATTGCATCTAATACACAATCCTTCCAATCCAAGTCTTTATAGTAAATTTTACATTTTTTATATCTATATAATTTTACTTCTAAACCAGGAAAACTCATGCAATCATCCCACATTTCAAATTTTTCATCATCCTCAAACTCAAGCCTAGGATTTATCAAAGCTATCGATCTACCATTGAAATATATATATATTATCCTAAAAAATTCATCAATTTGAGGTGCTGCTATAGCCCTTCCAAACCCATATGACTTCCTAAAATCCATTATAGTATCATGTAAATCATTCACTATCTGTTCCGCTTTATCTATCTCATACTCCGACACCTCTTTACATTTCTTATATAGATTTTCATTTCCTAATAACAATATTTCCCTTATAGCCATTATTTACCCCCTTATATAAATTCAATATTTAACAATACAAAAATCAACCTAATTTATCTCCCTTTTTTACTGGATGATCTGGTTTAATCAGTACAACACCTTCTTCAGCATATACACCCAATATCAATACTTCAGACATAAAATCTGCAATCTGTCTAGGTGGAAAATTTACTACCCCTAAGACTTGTTTTCCCAGCAATTCATCCATTTTATAGCAATCAGTAATTTGTGCACTGGACTTCTTTGTACCTATTTCATGACCAAAATCTACCCACAATTTATATGCAGGTTTTTTTGCTTTTTTAAAGTTTTCAACTTTAGTAATTTCCCCTACTCTAATATCTAATTTCAAAAAATCATCAAATGTGGCCATTTACATCACTCCTAATACAATATATTTAATCCATAGCCTCAATCTGTGGTTCACACGACCATTTGTTGTCTATAATACATCTTGTATTCATAATTATTTTACCATTTATACAATAATATTAATATATTTTTAGTACAACTATTAAGGGAATCTAATTTTGTAAAGAAGGTAAAAGATTTAAAATCTAAACCTGGCTCTCTTCTCACAATGACTTTATTTGTTTTTGTACTTATATTTGTTGTTTTCATATTTAGCTAATTGAAATTTAACTAGTAAGCCACCAATAGTAGTAAAATTGCAGGGTCTACTTTTAGATATTTTAGGAAACTTATTTTTATACCATTGCCTAGTTAATTTTCCTTTTTCTTTTATTTCTTTAATTGCTTCTTGAATTTCTTCATAAGTAACTTTCTTTTTATTTTTCTTTCCTATTCTATAAAAAAAACCTTCTTCATCAATTTTTATTACTTCAGTTTCCTTTCTTGGTTTTTTTATTTTCATTCCAACAAATAGTGGATTCATTATATTGTGTTCATTTTCAATAAATCTACTAGGATTATTTTTTATTGGTAAATCTATATTTAGTATCTCACAAATTTTTTCAATTCTTTTTATAAGTTTATTTTTTTTCCTTTTCTCCCCAGGGAATATTTCCACTTTCCATCATCTTCTATATCTTCTTTAATTAATTTTGCTAATCTTATTATTTCTCTTTGTTCAAGTTTTTCTTTTTCCCTATTTGCAAATAGTTTTTTTAATTTTTCACTTCTCTCTTTAGAATCACAATTTTTTTCAAGTATATATAACTTTTTCTCACTTTCAGTCATATTGTCTAATTTTTTCTGTTCTTTCAACTCTTCAACTTCTTTTTCTAAGTATTTTAGAATTATCTATACCTTGTCGTAAACATTTGTCTTTTGTTATTTCTTCAAAATATCCATACCCAACATTTGATAATAATTGTCCATTTCCTGCATACACTGGACTAATAGCCTTAATATATATTGTTTCTTTGTCTTTATACATGTTAATACCTCCTAAATCAGATTAATTTTTTGATTTCATCTTTTATGTATTTTTAATAAATTGTCTTCAAATTTGCTCTTTAAAATAGCTTAGTAGTATCAGATAACTTCCTATTTCCCTTTTTCACTTTTCCCATTAAAGAAGTTATAAAAATTTATGTTCCAAATACTCCCATAGTACATATGTAGTAAAGTTATGACTCTTTGTATTTTTGTATTATCTTTTATGATTTCAAAAAACTTATTTATGATCTTTTTCATATTTAATCTATTCCATACAAATATACAAAACTCCTCCTTTATTGTAATATCCATGTATTTTTGTATAAAAATTCATAAAAAAATAATTATATTAAAAATTAGATACTTGAAAAATATTGTTATAGTTACTACTTAATCTTGAGTTTTTTCAATATAAATATCAGGATATTTTTGGGTGTATCTTAAATTAATATCTCTATGCATAATATAACTATTTTCTATATAGTCACTAAGTTCAGTATTTATGCCTATAAAAAGCCATGTAGCTTTGTGAAAAATATCCAAAGCTACATGGCTTTAATATAAATTCATATTATTTATACAGTATTAGTAATTCAATCAATACATTACCTTTTACAATTAATATCTAAAAGCTTCTCAACACGTTGATCTTTTTGATATAGTGTCATACTTGATTCCCCGTATCCTTCTATATTTGTATTTGCTCCATTGGCAACCTGCTGGATTTTTTCTATTATTTTATCTCCTCCTTCATCAATTCCTTCAATGCCCTTCATTATTCCTGTTACATCCACATCAATATCATCGTTTATTAAATCTTCATTACCACTGACACGAATTACAGGAATAAGTGGGTTATTGAATCCAGCTCCTCCTGTGGTCCATACAATCATTTGAGCTCCAAAAGATAAAAAATTAATTCCTGATCCACCACATAACATAGTCGCTTCTGATAAATAAAAACCTGGTTCTTTGGGCTTATCAATAAAATTCTTATTTACCTCCAATACATCCAAAATAGGCCTATTTCCCATTTTATGCAAAGCGCCCATGGATTTTTCTTCAAGGGTTGTTAGGCCACCAATACTATTTCCAATACTCATTGTTTCAACTTCAGTTCCTTCTACACTCCATCTACTTTCTTCGTTTTTTATTAAAGATACAATCTTTTCAGCAACTTCTCTATTTTTAGAACGTTGTATAAGTACTTCCTCACATCCTAAAAGTTCCATTAACTCACCACCAATAACAGTTCCTCCAAGATCAATAAACTTGTCTACCATATTTCCTACACTTGGATTGGATGCAATTCCAGAACTTGTATCCGAGCCACCACACTTTACACCTACTATTAACTTTTCTATTGAGACAGGCTCACGTTGAAATGAGTTAGAATATTTAACAAGTTCCTGCATCATTTGTTTTCCCTGTTCAATTGTTTTTTTAGTTCCACCACTTTCTATGCAATTGATACCTAATGCCTTCTTACCTGTTTTTGATATTGGAGACATAATTTGTTCTAATGAAATGCTCCCACATCCCATTGCAATGACTAGACATGCAGATACATTGGGGTTTTTTGCAACTTCAACCATCTGATTAAATGTTTCTTCATTACCACCAAGCATACATGTATAATAATTAGTTAATAAAACAACATCATCGAATCCTTTGGCTATGTGTCGTGCAATTCCTTCACAACATTCATCTACAGAAATAATCAATACTTTATTTCGAATCCCTACTGCTCCATCTGCTCTTTTATACCCCATAAATTCCATGACTATCCCTCCATATCTATATTCATTTGCTTGATAATTTCTTTTTTATAAGATTTAGGTATATCCACTCTTAAGCTTTTAACATTATGAACATGAACCAATTTCCCTTTTTCTATATCTTTCGTACATTCTCCTATACAGACACCATATTTGATGATACTTTCATTTTTCTTAATATCACATAAAGCTATTTTGTTTCCAAATGGTATAGACTCTTTTGCTAGTATAGTATATAACTCTTGATTATTACTAGACATAATATGCACTGTATCTCCGCTTTTAATATCATCAAGGGCAGTTGCAACAATGTCATTATCTTCCATTATAATCATTTTCTTTGTCATTGGCTCTCCTCCTAAATATATATTATTTATAAATACTTTTTTACTTTAATATTTGGATAATCTAAATTCTTAGGATTTAGTTTCATCTTCCAGAGAAGGAACAACAATATCGCCGTCTTTTTCTTTCTTAATAGCATGAACAATTCCGATTGCAAATGCCACTGCTGTTGCAATAACTATATATAACTTAATAGATGCAATAGAATTAATAATAATTGCAATCTGAACCAAACTAGCCAAGATAATTGCAGTATAAAATACACCATTGGGAACATTTTTCAGACACTCTCTGTTAGCCCATGCATTAGGATACCTTTTAGGAATTAAAGCAAAAGAAATCATCATCAGAATTCCCATCAGTAGATCTGTGAGCAGCAATGTATTTGCAATAGTATTGATATCCCACTTAAGCACAAGGGGGATCATAGAGCATAAATACACCACTGTTATAATCATCCAGGGACTGCCATTTTTATTTGTAACGCCAAACTTTTTAGGAAGCCAACCATCTACTGTAGCTTTATAAAGAGGTTCTGTATATGCACACATGCAACTATTAATAGTCGAAGATAATGCCATAAAAGGTGCCGCAATCATAAAGAAAATAAATACTGGCTTAGAAAGTATCTCTCTAGCAACAAATGTAAGTG
This is a stretch of genomic DNA from Clostridiisalibacter paucivorans DSM 22131. It encodes these proteins:
- a CDS encoding UxaA family hydrolase, which gives rise to MEFMGYKRADGAVGIRNKVLIISVDECCEGIARHIAKGFDDVVLLTNYYTCMLGGNEETFNQMVEVAKNPNVSACLVIAMGCGSISLEQIMSPISKTGKKALGINCIESGGTKKTIEQGKQMMQELVKYSNSFQREPVSIEKLIVGVKCGGSDTSSGIASNPSVGNMVDKFIDLGGTVIGGELMELLGCEEVLIQRSKNREVAEKIVSLIKNEESRWSVEGTEVETMSIGNSIGGLTTLEEKSMGALHKMGNRPILDVLEVNKNFIDKPKEPGFYLSEATMLCGGSGINFLSFGAQMIVWTTGGAGFNNPLIPVIRVSGNEDLINDDIDVDVTGIMKGIEGIDEGGDKIIEKIQQVANGANTNIEGYGESSMTLYQKDQRVEKLLDINCKR
- a CDS encoding UxaA family hydrolase, with product MTKKMIIMEDNDIVATALDDIKSGDTVHIMSSNNQELYTILAKESIPFGNKIALCDIKKNESIIKYGVCIGECTKDIEKGKLVHVHNVKSLRVDIPKSYKKEIIKQMNIDMEG